A genomic segment from Pistricoccus aurantiacus encodes:
- the acpP gene encoding acyl carrier protein has product MSTIEERVKKVVAERLNVKEEDIQNTSSFTEDLGADSLDTVELVMALEEEFDTEIPDEEAEKITTVQEAIDYVNSHQ; this is encoded by the coding sequence ATGAGCACCATCGAAGAGCGCGTGAAGAAGGTTGTGGCCGAGCGGCTGAACGTCAAGGAAGAGGACATTCAGAACACCTCTTCCTTCACTGAAGATCTCGGCGCCGATTCTCTGGATACCGTCGAGTTGGTGATGGCGCTCGAAGAGGAATTCGATACCGAAATTCCCGACGAAGAGGCCGAGAAGATCACCACCGTTCAGGAAGCCATCGATTACGTCAACTCTCATCAGTAA
- the fabG gene encoding 3-oxoacyl-ACP reductase FabG — protein MNETTKEARVALVTGATRGIGQAIARELGHQGRIVIGTATSESGAEAIEADLKKQGIQGAGRRLDVTDPASIETVIKRITEEFGAPTILVNNAGITRDNLLMRMKEDEWDAVIDTNLKSVYRVTKACLRGMTKARFGRIVSISSVVATMGNAGQSNYAAAKAGMEGFSRALARELAARNITVNAVAPGFIATDMTKGLPEAQHAALLEQIPLSRLGEPADIAAAVGFLTSDAASYITGETLNVNGGMNMR, from the coding sequence ATGAACGAAACGACGAAAGAAGCGCGAGTCGCCCTGGTGACCGGCGCGACTCGGGGTATCGGCCAGGCCATCGCCCGAGAGCTGGGTCATCAAGGGCGCATCGTGATCGGTACCGCGACCAGCGAAAGCGGCGCCGAGGCCATCGAGGCGGATCTCAAGAAACAGGGTATCCAAGGGGCCGGTCGTCGCCTGGACGTAACCGATCCCGCAAGCATCGAGACAGTGATCAAGCGCATCACCGAAGAATTCGGCGCGCCGACCATTCTGGTCAACAATGCGGGCATTACCCGAGACAATCTGCTGATGCGCATGAAGGAAGACGAATGGGACGCGGTGATCGACACCAATCTCAAGTCCGTCTACCGCGTCACCAAGGCCTGTCTTCGCGGCATGACCAAGGCGCGTTTCGGGCGCATTGTCAGCATCAGCTCCGTGGTGGCCACCATGGGCAACGCCGGTCAAAGCAACTACGCTGCAGCCAAGGCGGGCATGGAAGGATTTTCCCGCGCCTTGGCGCGAGAGCTGGCGGCCCGAAACATCACCGTCAATGCGGTGGCACCGGGGTTCATTGCCACGGACATGACCAAGGGTCTGCCGGAAGCCCAGCACGCGGCGCTGCTTGAGCAGATTCCGCTGTCCCGACTCGGAGAGCCTGCGGATATTGCCGCGGCGGTCGGCTTCCTGACCAGTGACGCCGCGAGCTACATCACCGGCGAAACGCTCAATGTCAACGGCGGCATGAACATGCGTTAA
- the fabD gene encoding ACP S-malonyltransferase, whose product MTQPLALVFPGQGSQQIGMLRELAERYSVVRTTFEEASSVLGYDLWHLVQEGPEEELNATACTQPALLAASVAVWRVWQELEGPRPGAMAGHSLGEYSAMVCAGALTFPEGIRLVRLRGEAMQQAVPAGQGAMAAILGLEDGVVERVCQDVATETGETVAAVNYNAPGQVVIAGSKSGVERGIIACQDAGAKRAMSLPVSVPSHCALMRPAAERLDEAMNDIVLKSPRYTVFQNVDAKAHEDVDTLRQRLVEQLYQPVRWTECVQAMRGQGVEVFVECGPGKVLTGLGKRIDRSLKGVAVNDPESLESALTLARSVLVQ is encoded by the coding sequence ATGACGCAACCTCTAGCCCTCGTGTTTCCCGGGCAAGGCTCTCAGCAGATCGGTATGCTGCGGGAACTGGCGGAGCGCTATAGCGTGGTGCGTACCACATTCGAGGAGGCCTCGAGTGTGCTGGGCTACGATCTTTGGCATCTGGTGCAAGAAGGACCGGAAGAGGAGCTCAACGCTACCGCCTGTACCCAGCCGGCGTTGCTGGCTGCCAGCGTCGCTGTTTGGCGAGTCTGGCAAGAACTCGAAGGTCCACGCCCCGGTGCCATGGCGGGACACAGTCTGGGGGAATACAGCGCCATGGTGTGTGCCGGCGCGCTGACCTTTCCGGAAGGCATCAGGCTGGTCAGGCTGCGGGGCGAAGCCATGCAGCAGGCGGTGCCTGCCGGCCAGGGCGCCATGGCGGCGATTCTCGGCCTGGAAGACGGTGTGGTGGAGCGCGTCTGTCAGGACGTGGCGACAGAAACCGGCGAGACGGTGGCAGCGGTCAACTACAACGCACCCGGGCAAGTCGTGATCGCCGGAAGTAAATCCGGGGTCGAGCGTGGGATCATCGCTTGCCAGGACGCGGGGGCCAAGCGTGCCATGAGCCTCCCGGTATCGGTACCTTCGCACTGCGCGCTGATGCGCCCGGCGGCGGAGCGTCTCGATGAGGCGATGAACGATATTGTCTTGAAATCGCCGCGTTACACGGTATTTCAGAACGTTGATGCGAAAGCGCATGAAGATGTCGATACGCTGCGTCAGCGTCTGGTGGAACAGCTGTATCAGCCGGTGCGCTGGACCGAGTGCGTACAGGCCATGCGCGGCCAAGGTGTCGAAGTATTCGTCGAGTGCGGCCCCGGCAAGGTGCTGACCGGCTTGGGCAAGCGCATTGATCGTAGTCTCAAGGGGGTGGCGGTCAACGATCCGGAAAGTCTTGAAAGTGCGCTGACCTTGGCCAGAAGCGTCCTGGTTCAGTAA
- the plsX gene encoding phosphate acyltransferase PlsX, which translates to MKIALDAMGGDLGPRATVLGSIRALNAFSQLEIQLFGQRQELETALQALPNRSSANLARLSLIHSSSVVAEGAKPSSVLRGSSDSSMAMALRQVADGRAQACVSAGNTGALMALSRSLIGTVSGISRPAISTAIPTRGGGRCYLLDLGANVEADAARLVDFALMGEIMARRVDALKSPRVALLNVGVEGSKGTASVREANVLLSRLSGINYRGFVEGNGIFTGEVDVVVCDGFVGNAVLKASEGLAMMLIDRVQSTFEAHWGSRIVGALARPALRRLKNQLDPVRYNGASLLGLKGIVVKSHGSADATGFFHAISRAFREVDQALPQYLAQELDERRSVITLS; encoded by the coding sequence GTGAAGATCGCCCTCGACGCCATGGGCGGGGACCTCGGTCCTCGCGCCACGGTTCTCGGTTCCATCCGAGCCTTGAACGCCTTTTCCCAGCTGGAAATTCAGCTCTTCGGCCAGCGTCAGGAGCTCGAAACGGCGCTTCAGGCGTTGCCGAATCGTTCTAGTGCGAACTTGGCGCGTCTCTCCCTCATTCACTCCTCCTCAGTCGTCGCCGAAGGTGCCAAACCCTCGAGCGTGCTGCGCGGATCCTCGGACTCCAGCATGGCCATGGCGCTGCGGCAGGTAGCCGACGGTCGGGCCCAGGCCTGCGTCAGCGCCGGCAACACCGGTGCCCTGATGGCCCTTTCGCGTTCTTTGATCGGCACCGTCAGCGGCATTTCCCGTCCCGCCATCAGTACCGCCATTCCCACTCGTGGTGGCGGACGCTGCTACCTACTGGATCTTGGCGCAAACGTCGAGGCGGACGCGGCGCGCCTGGTGGACTTTGCCTTGATGGGCGAGATCATGGCGCGTCGCGTGGATGCGTTGAAATCCCCCAGGGTCGCCCTGCTCAACGTGGGTGTGGAAGGAAGCAAGGGAACCGCCAGCGTGCGCGAGGCGAATGTCCTGCTGAGCCGGCTGTCGGGTATCAATTATCGTGGCTTCGTCGAGGGCAACGGTATCTTTACCGGTGAGGTGGACGTGGTGGTCTGTGACGGCTTCGTGGGCAACGCGGTGCTCAAGGCCAGCGAAGGGCTGGCAATGATGCTGATCGACCGGGTACAGAGTACTTTCGAGGCGCATTGGGGAAGTCGAATAGTTGGAGCGCTGGCGCGCCCGGCCTTGCGCCGGCTCAAGAATCAGCTCGATCCGGTGCGTTACAATGGCGCCAGCCTGCTCGGGCTCAAGGGGATCGTGGTAAAGAGTCATGGCAGTGCTGATGCTACCGGTTTTTTTCATGCGATATCCCGGGCTTTCAGGGAGGTCGACCAGGCGCTTCCGCAATATCTGGCGCAAGAGCTTGATGAGCGGCGTTCCGTTATCACTCTATCTTGA
- the rpmF gene encoding 50S ribosomal protein L32, producing MAVQQNRKTRSKRGMRRSHDALSAPTLSQDQETGTTHRRHHVAPDGFYRGRKVIDV from the coding sequence ATGGCTGTTCAACAGAACCGCAAGACTCGTTCCAAGCGCGGCATGCGTCGTAGCCACGACGCGCTGAGCGCCCCGACACTTTCCCAGGATCAGGAAACCGGCACCACCCACCGCCGCCACCATGTCGCGCCGGACGGTTTCTACCGCGGACGCAAGGTCATCGACGTTTAA
- a CDS encoding YceD family protein has protein sequence MCTTRLPQRVEPYRLAANAERLEGTVPLASLKRLAQEAGSQQGDCRVRLQFGIDAQGRREIEGWLEADVTLACRRCLGPIETRIESDFLLGMVTSDALAAALPGTHEPVLVESEQLDLFALLEDEILLSLPQVIYHDEAECDVTRDQLTSGEEKEVSPRPAANPFEVLRTLKDKK, from the coding sequence ATGTGCACCACACGATTACCTCAGCGGGTCGAGCCCTATCGGCTCGCCGCCAATGCCGAGCGCCTCGAAGGCACCGTGCCGCTTGCTTCCCTCAAACGTCTGGCGCAGGAAGCCGGTTCGCAGCAGGGTGATTGTCGCGTGCGCCTGCAGTTTGGCATCGATGCGCAGGGACGTCGCGAGATCGAGGGCTGGCTTGAGGCGGATGTCACCCTGGCTTGTCGGCGCTGTCTCGGTCCGATCGAGACTCGCATCGAAAGCGATTTTCTGCTTGGCATGGTGACCAGCGACGCCCTGGCGGCGGCGCTGCCCGGCACCCACGAACCGGTGCTGGTGGAAAGCGAACAGCTGGATCTTTTTGCGCTGCTGGAGGATGAAATTCTTCTCAGCCTGCCACAAGTGATCTACCACGACGAAGCCGAGTGCGACGTGACGCGGGATCAGCTGACCAGCGGCGAGGAGAAAGAGGTTTCCCCTCGACCCGCTGCCAATCCTTTCGAGGTGCTGCGCACCCTGAAGGACAAGAAGTGA
- a CDS encoding Maf family protein — translation MTSLVLASSSPWRRQLLERLQLPFIWQSPDIDEAPRPRESPQALVRRLALSKASHLAEQYPQHLLIGSDQVASFNEEILGKPGTPERAMATLERFSGQRVRFVTGVALLDTHSGRHWVHHEDYHVVFRQLSRHEIENYVSREQPLTSSGSFRMEGLGIALFERLEGDDPNTLVGLPLIRLCQMLREAGLDPLG, via the coding sequence ATGACCTCACTCGTACTCGCTTCCAGTTCTCCCTGGCGTCGCCAGCTTCTCGAGCGCCTGCAGCTACCTTTCATCTGGCAGAGCCCGGACATCGATGAGGCGCCGCGCCCCCGTGAGTCTCCCCAGGCGCTGGTACGCCGGCTGGCCTTGAGCAAAGCCAGCCATCTGGCGGAGCAGTATCCGCAGCACCTGCTGATCGGCTCGGATCAGGTCGCCAGCTTCAATGAAGAAATACTTGGCAAACCTGGCACGCCGGAACGGGCCATGGCGACACTGGAACGCTTTTCCGGCCAGCGGGTTCGCTTCGTCACCGGCGTCGCCCTGCTGGACACCCACAGCGGTCGTCACTGGGTGCATCACGAGGACTATCACGTCGTCTTTCGCCAGCTGTCCCGACATGAAATCGAGAACTATGTATCCCGTGAACAGCCGCTGACCAGTTCCGGCAGCTTTCGCATGGAAGGGCTGGGGATCGCCCTGTTCGAAAGACTCGAGGGCGACGACCCCAATACCTTGGTGGGGCTACCGTTGATCCGGCTTTGCCAGATGCTGCGGGAAGCGGGCCTGGACCCGCTGGGCTGA
- the sppA gene encoding signal peptide peptidase SppA: protein MQDDDKRWTQGPMVDSEDDKASRQKQRGQDGDEGDAETLRERQRLAQFDMMDRWIDGVLVEQRRSRRWKLFFRFVTILLILLGLSLSFYGIYSLGQPVAPSGRHLGVVEVKGVIDNEAPASAQRVIEGLDRAWKSDATPAVVVHINSPGGSPVQSQRIYAEIMRLRESGDKPIIAVIEDIGASGAYYIAAAADEIVAAPASLVGSIGVIFASFGLEDAIDRLGVERRVFTAGDNKAFLDPFSGISDEQRAFWQKVLETTHGQFIQDVKAGRGERLGDDDQLFSGLVWTGEQALELGLIDGLDSLDGVARRYLDEPRIKDYTPRLDPFERISRGLGRVAFQWFGIPEASSPLRYQMP, encoded by the coding sequence ATGCAAGATGACGACAAGCGCTGGACACAAGGGCCGATGGTGGATTCCGAGGACGACAAGGCCTCGCGTCAGAAACAGCGCGGACAAGACGGCGATGAAGGGGATGCAGAAACGCTGCGGGAACGTCAGCGTCTGGCTCAGTTCGACATGATGGATCGCTGGATCGACGGTGTGCTGGTGGAGCAGCGCCGCTCCCGGCGATGGAAGCTGTTCTTTCGTTTCGTGACGATCCTGCTGATCCTGCTCGGGCTTTCCCTGAGTTTCTACGGTATCTATTCGCTGGGTCAGCCGGTAGCGCCGAGTGGCCGTCATCTAGGGGTGGTCGAGGTCAAGGGGGTGATCGACAACGAAGCCCCGGCCAGCGCCCAGCGCGTTATCGAGGGGCTGGATCGTGCCTGGAAAAGCGACGCCACCCCGGCGGTGGTGGTGCATATCAACAGCCCCGGCGGCAGCCCGGTGCAGTCCCAGCGCATCTATGCGGAGATCATGCGTCTTCGCGAGTCCGGCGACAAGCCGATCATCGCGGTCATCGAGGATATCGGCGCCAGCGGAGCCTACTATATTGCCGCCGCCGCGGATGAAATCGTCGCGGCGCCGGCGAGTCTGGTCGGATCGATCGGGGTGATCTTCGCCAGCTTCGGCCTGGAAGACGCCATCGATCGTCTTGGCGTGGAGCGACGCGTGTTTACCGCCGGGGATAACAAGGCCTTTCTGGACCCCTTTTCGGGTATTTCCGATGAGCAGCGGGCGTTCTGGCAGAAGGTGCTGGAAACCACCCACGGTCAGTTCATTCAGGACGTCAAGGCCGGTCGCGGCGAGCGTCTTGGTGACGACGACCAGCTATTTTCAGGCCTGGTGTGGACCGGCGAGCAGGCGCTTGAGCTAGGACTGATCGATGGCCTCGATAGCCTGGACGGCGTGGCTCGGCGCTACCTGGACGAACCGCGCATCAAGGACTACACCCCTCGGCTCGATCCCTTCGAGCGAATTTCCCGAGGGCTGGGGCGAGTCGCCTTTCAATGGTTCGGCATACCAGAGGCGAGTTCGCCACTGCGCTATCAGATGCCCTGA
- a CDS encoding HAD-IA family hydrolase: MRYRLVIFDWDGTLMDSEARIVACMQGAARDTGLPFLEKESVRDIIGLGLPEAIERLYPGVAPAQAEQLRQRYAARYIEAERVPSLFFPGVEAGITRLRRNPTTRLAVATGKSRRGLNRAFTYLDSGSWFHASRTADETRSKPHPLMLEELLRETGVGVEDAVMVGDTEYDLEMARALGMDRIAVSYGVHAPSRLAASAPVYTAADFFQLIDWLHDSAEVMMNKDESINAR; this comes from the coding sequence ATGCGTTATCGATTGGTGATCTTCGACTGGGACGGCACGCTGATGGATTCCGAGGCGCGCATCGTCGCCTGCATGCAGGGCGCGGCTCGGGATACGGGTTTGCCGTTTCTCGAAAAAGAATCGGTCAGAGATATCATCGGCTTGGGTTTGCCGGAGGCCATCGAGCGCTTGTACCCGGGCGTTGCACCAGCACAGGCCGAACAGTTGCGCCAGCGTTACGCCGCACGCTATATCGAGGCGGAGCGGGTGCCCAGCCTGTTCTTTCCCGGCGTCGAGGCGGGCATCACGCGGCTGCGGCGCAATCCGACCACTCGACTGGCGGTAGCCACCGGCAAGAGTCGACGGGGATTGAACCGGGCTTTCACCTACCTCGACAGCGGCAGCTGGTTCCATGCCAGCCGTACCGCGGACGAAACGCGCTCCAAGCCGCATCCGCTGATGCTGGAGGAGCTGCTTCGCGAGACCGGCGTGGGTGTCGAGGATGCGGTCATGGTGGGAGATACGGAGTACGATCTGGAGATGGCCAGGGCGCTGGGAATGGATCGTATCGCGGTCAGCTATGGGGTGCATGCGCCCAGCAGGCTGGCGGCGAGCGCCCCGGTATACACCGCGGCGGATTTCTTTCAGCTGATCGATTGGTTGCATGACTCGGCCGAGGTCATGATGAATAAGGATGAGAGTATCAATGCAAGATGA
- a CDS encoding RluA family pseudouridine synthase — protein MAEGREVQWVEVQEGQAGQRIDNFLRTRLKGAPKTLIYRILRKGEVRVNKKRVKVDYRLVNGDLVRIPPLRLAPEEAVREVSENLRNLLAGSVLVEGPGWLVINKPSGLAVHGGSGVKIGLIEALRQVREDLDFLELVHRLDRDTSGCLLLAKSRPALLTLNEALKRRQMNKQYLALVAGRWPARRDYVSVRLDRFEAGNGERRVRVDPQGKVARTRFAVRETFNETTLIEAEPVTGRTHQIRVHAAHAGHPLLGDDKYGSRQGEALAQRLKLPRLFLHAAALTFPEPASGRPVHVKAPLGSELDDVLKRARHLTEKAR, from the coding sequence ATGGCCGAAGGCCGCGAAGTGCAGTGGGTGGAAGTTCAGGAAGGCCAGGCGGGCCAGCGCATCGATAATTTTCTGCGCACGCGGCTGAAGGGGGCGCCCAAGACGTTGATCTACCGCATTCTGCGCAAGGGAGAAGTGCGGGTGAACAAGAAGCGGGTCAAGGTGGATTATCGCCTTGTGAACGGCGACCTGGTACGCATCCCACCCTTGCGTCTTGCGCCGGAAGAGGCGGTTCGTGAGGTCAGCGAGAACCTGCGCAACCTGCTGGCGGGTAGCGTGCTGGTGGAAGGGCCGGGGTGGCTGGTGATCAACAAGCCTTCCGGTCTTGCGGTGCATGGTGGCAGCGGGGTCAAGATTGGTCTGATCGAGGCGTTGCGCCAGGTGCGCGAAGATCTGGACTTTCTCGAACTGGTGCATCGCCTGGATCGTGATACCTCGGGCTGCCTGTTGCTGGCCAAGTCTCGCCCCGCGCTTCTCACGCTCAACGAAGCGCTCAAGCGGCGTCAGATGAACAAGCAGTATCTTGCCCTGGTTGCCGGGCGCTGGCCGGCACGGCGAGATTACGTCAGCGTCAGGCTGGATCGCTTCGAGGCGGGCAACGGCGAGCGGCGGGTGCGGGTCGACCCCCAGGGTAAAGTGGCGCGTACCCGTTTTGCCGTACGGGAAACCTTCAACGAAACGACGCTGATCGAGGCGGAGCCGGTCACCGGTCGTACGCATCAGATTCGCGTGCACGCCGCCCACGCGGGACATCCGCTGCTCGGCGACGACAAGTACGGTTCCCGGCAGGGGGAGGCGCTGGCGCAACGACTGAAATTGCCCCGTCTTTTCCTGCACGCGGCAGCGCTGACGTTTCCGGAACCCGCGAGTGGGCGACCGGTACACGTGAAGGCGCCCTTGGGTAGTGAACTCGATGACGTGTTGAAGCGCGCACGTCATCTGACGGAAAAAGCGAGATAA
- the rne gene encoding ribonuclease E, whose translation MKRMLINATQPEELRVALVDGQRLYDLDIESGAREQKKANIYRGKITRVEPSLEAAFVDFGADRHGFLPLKEISKEYFTKDVSGRPNIKEVLKEGQEVIVQVDKEERGNKGAALTTFISLAGRFLVLMPNNPRAGGISRRIEGEERTQLKEAMNQLAMPDRMGVIVRTAGIGRSSEELQWDLDYLVQVWEAITTEAGKRPAPFLIYRESNVIIRAMRDYLRQDIGEVLIDSPEVHQEALAFIRQVMPSYQQKIKLYTDEVALFSRFQIESQIETAYQREVKLPSGGAVVIDHTEALVSIDINSARATRGSDIEETALQTNSEAAEEIARQLRLRDIGGLVVIDFIDMGPARNQREVENRMRDALKIDRARVQIGRISRFGLMEMSRQRLRPSLGETSGVVCPRCDGQGTIRDVRSLSLSILRLMEEEAMKEHSSQIRAILPVPVATYLLNEKRAVLTDLERRQKVEIVLIPSPDMDTPHYDVQRLRNDQLSDEDGNVSSFELSTETDVGQEPDPSFAKPVARPEAAVKSVIHDAPAPASLQREPTPAKPASRPAPAQASQPQEESGIISRLVKGIGKLLGGHETAGTSQPATGTQSGRGASQSERPGQGSRGGRGDNRQSQSASRSARGSGNNSNRRPRSDSRDDATGNRQAARNGKSDADQDDSTTKSRGETPRQSSSRSNAKETRGRPRQDSDERRDQQRPSRGETAAKPAMTKDEASKENTAKSAAGQDSAKDDGQPKRTRNNPRERTRQHAINPKAKAEQEELQNAAATVTDTEAATAASIEAVQDQPAIDKPAAKAPEAKETLVAKETLVTKETSVAKETNGEASKADEKTRAAAAKRQADVKEAQPTGNTAVTAATPESAATNAEQADVSTKPAAETKTASENKSVPAEKDTVEQEAEAPAKPVENTAVTDATPEPAAAQDKQPSSPAELPAAKEVDVKTATDAPTESDARPARRQPARKKARPVAEDKVANRSDESQPAQTDDTAAAGATPDGGASRKADDSNTAQADKAQPEPLHPVVHKSAESNQAGNDRLPEATPPNAAQPEAAPPSAAQPEATPPKRRRRAHNDPREIRRREKQQAKEDQSNA comes from the coding sequence ATGAAACGAATGCTCATCAATGCGACCCAGCCGGAAGAGCTGCGCGTCGCTCTGGTTGATGGACAACGTCTGTACGATCTGGACATCGAATCCGGTGCCCGAGAGCAGAAAAAAGCCAATATCTATCGCGGCAAGATCACGCGAGTCGAGCCCTCACTGGAAGCCGCCTTCGTCGACTTCGGCGCCGACCGCCATGGCTTTCTCCCCCTGAAGGAAATTTCCAAGGAATATTTCACCAAGGATGTCTCCGGCCGTCCCAATATCAAGGAAGTCCTCAAGGAAGGCCAGGAAGTCATCGTTCAGGTCGACAAGGAAGAACGAGGCAATAAAGGGGCGGCGCTGACGACCTTCATCAGCCTGGCCGGGCGTTTTCTGGTACTGATGCCCAACAATCCTCGCGCCGGCGGTATTTCCCGGCGTATCGAGGGCGAAGAGCGCACTCAGCTCAAGGAAGCCATGAACCAGCTCGCCATGCCCGATCGCATGGGCGTCATCGTGCGTACCGCGGGTATCGGCCGCTCCAGCGAGGAGCTGCAGTGGGATCTGGACTATCTGGTCCAGGTATGGGAAGCCATTACCACGGAAGCCGGCAAGCGTCCCGCGCCCTTTCTGATCTATCGTGAATCCAACGTCATCATTCGCGCCATGCGCGACTATCTGCGCCAGGATATCGGCGAAGTTCTGATAGACAGCCCCGAAGTCCACCAGGAAGCCTTGGCTTTCATACGCCAGGTGATGCCCTCCTACCAGCAGAAGATCAAGCTTTACACGGACGAGGTCGCCCTGTTCTCGCGCTTTCAGATCGAATCCCAGATCGAGACCGCCTACCAGCGCGAGGTCAAGCTGCCTTCCGGCGGCGCCGTGGTCATCGATCATACCGAAGCCCTGGTCTCCATCGATATCAACTCCGCCCGAGCCACCCGTGGCAGCGATATCGAGGAAACCGCCCTGCAGACCAACTCGGAAGCGGCGGAAGAGATCGCACGCCAACTGCGCCTGCGGGATATCGGCGGTCTGGTGGTCATCGATTTCATCGACATGGGACCGGCGCGCAACCAGCGGGAAGTCGAGAACCGCATGCGCGATGCCCTCAAGATCGACCGCGCCCGGGTGCAGATCGGTCGCATTTCCCGTTTCGGCCTGATGGAGATGTCTCGCCAACGGCTGCGCCCCTCCCTGGGCGAAACCAGCGGTGTGGTCTGCCCCCGCTGCGACGGTCAGGGCACCATCCGCGATGTGCGTTCGCTTTCCCTGTCGATCCTGCGGCTCATGGAAGAAGAAGCCATGAAGGAGCACAGCTCCCAGATCCGCGCCATCTTGCCGGTACCGGTAGCTACCTACTTGCTCAATGAGAAACGCGCCGTACTGACGGATCTCGAGCGTCGCCAGAAGGTAGAGATCGTACTGATACCCAGCCCGGATATGGATACGCCTCACTACGACGTTCAACGCCTGCGCAACGATCAGCTGAGCGACGAGGACGGCAACGTCTCGAGCTTCGAGCTATCCACGGAAACCGACGTCGGGCAGGAACCGGATCCAAGTTTCGCCAAGCCCGTCGCACGTCCCGAAGCGGCGGTCAAGAGCGTGATACACGATGCGCCGGCCCCCGCCTCGCTGCAGCGCGAACCGACACCCGCAAAACCCGCTTCTCGCCCCGCGCCGGCCCAGGCAAGCCAACCGCAGGAAGAAAGCGGCATCATCTCGCGCCTGGTCAAGGGCATCGGCAAACTGCTGGGGGGACACGAAACCGCCGGCACCAGCCAGCCAGCCACCGGCACCCAGTCCGGTCGTGGCGCCAGCCAATCCGAGCGTCCCGGTCAAGGATCCCGCGGCGGTCGAGGCGACAATCGTCAATCTCAATCCGCCAGCCGTTCTGCTCGCGGTAGTGGTAACAACAGCAATCGCCGCCCGCGCAGCGATAGCCGGGATGACGCCACCGGCAACCGCCAGGCGGCCCGTAACGGCAAGTCGGACGCGGACCAGGACGATTCAACGACGAAATCTCGCGGCGAAACCCCGCGCCAGTCCAGTTCTCGCTCGAATGCCAAGGAAACTCGCGGTCGTCCACGCCAGGATAGCGACGAGCGTCGCGATCAGCAGCGACCTTCACGCGGCGAAACCGCGGCCAAGCCCGCAATGACAAAGGACGAGGCTTCCAAGGAAAATACCGCTAAATCCGCTGCCGGCCAGGACAGCGCCAAGGACGACGGCCAGCCCAAGCGTACCCGCAACAATCCTCGAGAACGCACCCGCCAGCACGCCATCAACCCCAAGGCCAAGGCGGAACAGGAAGAGCTGCAGAACGCAGCAGCCACGGTAACTGACACCGAGGCTGCTACAGCGGCTTCTATCGAAGCCGTTCAGGATCAGCCGGCCATAGATAAACCGGCCGCCAAGGCGCCGGAGGCCAAAGAAACTCTGGTGGCTAAAGAAACTCTGGTTACTAAAGAAACTTCGGTGGCTAAAGAGACTAACGGGGAAGCTTCCAAGGCCGACGAGAAGACGAGGGCTGCAGCGGCCAAACGGCAGGCTGACGTAAAGGAGGCTCAGCCGACGGGGAATACGGCGGTCACGGCAGCAACGCCAGAATCGGCGGCGACTAACGCCGAACAAGCCGATGTCTCCACAAAACCGGCTGCTGAAACCAAGACAGCGTCTGAAAACAAGTCGGTTCCAGCGGAGAAAGACACTGTCGAACAGGAAGCCGAAGCGCCAGCGAAACCCGTGGAGAATACCGCGGTAACCGACGCTACGCCGGAGCCGGCCGCCGCACAGGACAAGCAGCCATCCTCGCCGGCTGAGCTTCCCGCGGCAAAGGAAGTCGACGTCAAGACGGCAACCGACGCACCCACCGAGTCCGACGCTAGGCCCGCCAGGAGACAGCCGGCTCGGAAGAAGGCGCGGCCGGTGGCCGAGGACAAGGTAGCTAACAGGTCCGACGAGAGCCAGCCAGCTCAGACAGATGACACGGCTGCTGCCGGCGCCACCCCCGATGGCGGCGCGTCACGGAAAGCGGATGACTCCAATACCGCTCAAGCCGATAAAGCCCAGCCGGAGCCGTTGCATCCTGTTGTCCACAAGAGCGCCGAGTCGAATCAAGCAGGCAATGATCGATTACCGGAGGCGACCCCGCCAAATGCGGCCCAGCCAGAGGCAGCCCCACCGAGTGCGGCCCAACCGGAGGCGACCCCACCAAAACGGCGTCGGCGCGCGCACAACGACCCGCGTGAAATACGTCGCCGCGAAAAGCAGCAGGCCAAGGAAGATCAGAGCAACGCCTGA